Proteins encoded in a region of the Shewanella polaris genome:
- the pgsA gene encoding CDP-diacylglycerol--glycerol-3-phosphate 3-phosphatidyltransferase: MPFNLPIALTLFRIALLPVFIAVFYLPYPWAPFVSAFIFWLAALTDWLDGYAARKLGQLTRFGAFLDPVADKVMVSTALVLLVQQYDNMYLTLAALFMIGREIVISALREWMAEIGKRGVVAVSWIGKYKTAAQMVAIIGLIWKPTPWLTDVAFGLFYIAAALTFWSMMSYISAAWKDLTAE, encoded by the coding sequence ATGCCGTTTAATTTACCCATTGCACTGACATTATTCCGTATTGCTTTGTTACCCGTATTTATAGCTGTTTTCTATTTACCTTATCCATGGGCACCATTTGTTTCGGCATTTATTTTTTGGTTGGCAGCCTTAACAGATTGGTTAGATGGTTATGCTGCACGTAAACTTGGCCAGTTAACTCGATTTGGCGCTTTTTTAGATCCTGTTGCAGATAAAGTGATGGTGTCGACGGCACTAGTATTGTTGGTTCAGCAATATGACAATATGTATCTAACCCTTGCAGCATTATTTATGATCGGCCGCGAAATTGTTATTTCAGCCTTGCGTGAATGGATGGCAGAAATTGGTAAACGCGGTGTGGTAGCAGTGTCTTGGATTGGTAAATATAAGACTGCGGCGCAAATGGTTGCTATTATTGGTTTAATTTGGAAACCGACACCATGGTTAACCGATGTTGCTTTTGGTTTGTTTTATATTGCAGCGGCGCTAACGTTCTGGTCGATGATGAGTTATATTTCAGCAGCTTGGAAAGATTTAACTGCAGAATAG
- the uvrC gene encoding excinuclease ABC subunit UvrC: MSSGFNAKSFLKNVTSAPGVYRMYDKRQQVIYVGKAKDLKKRLSSYFRTNIPNVKTQALVAHIDHIDVTVTHSETDALLLENDYIKQYMPKYNVLLRDDKSYPYILLSGHKHPRLAYHRGPKREKGHYFGPYPNGGAVRESLHLMQKLFPIRQCDDLYYKSRSRPCLQYQLDRCSAPCVGLVSDDEYNEQVKLASLFLRGKDKQVIAQLVAKMETAAIDMEYEHAAQYRDQITALRRVAEQQEVTNQKGDMDVIGVDYASGIACFHLLFIREGKIFGSRSYYPSVPAETDIEEVLSSFLGQFYLNADIQRTIPKEVILSHHFDGIKELEASIEHALDKKFELKTQVRGDRANFLRLAMTNASNAVATRLSHKNTVEQRFQLLEEALELNEPIKRMECFDISHTMGESTVASCVVFNREGPHKADYRRYNITGITGGDDYAAMDQAIRRRFDKIDNNGKVPDLVFIDGGIGQLRVAQMIVDEKCINIDHPPLLICVTKGEGRKAGLETFTVGGSEQTFEVASDSPAFHLMLHIRDESHRFAITGHRNKRQKTRNTSTLESITGVGPKRRKALLQHLGGIQEVKGASVAELTKVPGISLEMAQTIHDALRGG; this comes from the coding sequence CGATAAACGCCAACAAGTCATTTATGTTGGTAAAGCTAAAGATCTCAAAAAACGGTTAAGCTCGTATTTTAGAACCAATATCCCTAATGTTAAAACTCAAGCGCTGGTGGCGCACATCGATCATATTGATGTCACAGTTACCCATAGTGAAACCGATGCGCTATTACTCGAAAACGATTACATCAAACAGTACATGCCTAAATACAATGTTCTGTTGCGCGATGATAAATCTTATCCCTATATTCTGTTAAGCGGCCATAAACACCCAAGACTTGCTTATCATCGTGGCCCAAAACGTGAAAAAGGTCATTACTTTGGCCCGTACCCCAATGGTGGTGCTGTGCGCGAAAGTTTGCATTTAATGCAAAAGCTGTTTCCAATCCGTCAATGCGATGATTTGTACTATAAATCGCGATCTCGCCCTTGTTTACAGTATCAATTAGATCGTTGTAGTGCGCCTTGTGTTGGTCTGGTAAGTGATGATGAATACAATGAGCAAGTTAAATTAGCGAGTTTGTTTTTACGTGGTAAAGACAAGCAAGTGATAGCGCAATTGGTGGCAAAAATGGAAACTGCCGCGATTGATATGGAATACGAACACGCCGCACAATATCGTGACCAAATTACTGCGCTAAGGCGCGTAGCAGAACAGCAAGAAGTGACGAATCAAAAAGGAGATATGGATGTCATAGGCGTCGATTACGCGTCTGGTATTGCCTGTTTTCATCTGTTGTTTATTCGCGAAGGTAAAATTTTTGGCAGTCGTAGCTATTATCCTTCTGTACCAGCCGAAACCGACATAGAAGAAGTATTGTCGTCCTTCTTAGGTCAGTTTTATCTTAATGCTGATATTCAGCGTACCATTCCTAAAGAAGTCATCCTAAGCCATCACTTTGACGGCATAAAAGAACTTGAAGCATCGATAGAGCATGCATTAGATAAAAAGTTTGAATTAAAGACTCAAGTACGTGGTGACAGGGCTAACTTTTTACGTTTAGCGATGACCAATGCCAGTAATGCAGTAGCGACTAGGCTGTCGCATAAGAATACCGTTGAGCAACGATTCCAACTGCTTGAGGAAGCACTTGAACTTAATGAGCCAATTAAACGGATGGAGTGCTTTGACATCAGCCACACTATGGGCGAAAGCACAGTGGCATCATGTGTGGTGTTTAATCGCGAAGGACCGCATAAAGCTGACTACAGGCGTTATAATATTACTGGTATCACTGGTGGTGATGATTATGCCGCCATGGATCAAGCAATAAGGCGTCGGTTTGATAAAATTGATAATAATGGAAAAGTACCTGATTTGGTCTTTATTGATGGTGGCATTGGCCAATTAAGAGTGGCGCAAATGATTGTCGATGAAAAGTGTATTAATATTGATCATCCACCGCTATTAATTTGTGTGACTAAAGGGGAAGGGCGTAAAGCCGGACTTGAAACGTTTACCGTTGGAGGCAGTGAGCAAACGTTTGAGGTTGCCAGTGACTCACCTGCATTTCATTTAATGTTGCACATTCGCGATGAATCACATCGGTTTGCCATTACAGGGCACCGTAATAAACGCCAGAAAACGCGTAATACTTCTACATTAGAATCAATCACGGGTGTAGGCCCTAAAAGACGTAAAGCATTGTTGCAACATTTAGGTGGAATACAAGAAGTGAAGGGAGCTAGTGTGGCTGAATTGACAAAAGTGCCCGGAATTAGCTTAGAAATGGCACAAACAATTCATGATGCATTGCGAGGGGGCTAA